The following are from one region of the Rhodopirellula sp. P2 genome:
- a CDS encoding arsenate-mycothiol transferase ArsC has protein sequence MSELHAIGLFPTLGVFVQQCQTEADQIPGDRKDELKGLAAYIREQVQESEPVQLTFICTHNSRRSHLAQIWAKVAADLFGVQRVRTFSGGTEATAMNPRVVDSLKRTGFQVVVKSEEDQNPIYSVRYAEHAEPLQCFSKVYNQSPNPTARFAAVMTCSSADQACPFVPGCDLRLPIRYEDPKVSDGTSQEAEIYDERSQQIAREMLYAMSLV, from the coding sequence ATGAGTGAGCTGCATGCCATTGGTTTGTTCCCAACCTTGGGCGTCTTTGTTCAGCAATGCCAAACCGAGGCGGACCAAATCCCTGGGGATCGCAAGGACGAACTGAAGGGATTGGCGGCGTACATCCGCGAGCAAGTTCAGGAGTCCGAACCGGTGCAATTGACTTTCATTTGCACTCACAATTCACGCCGCAGTCACCTCGCTCAAATTTGGGCCAAGGTGGCTGCGGACCTGTTTGGTGTGCAGCGTGTGCGCACCTTTTCAGGGGGCACCGAAGCGACGGCAATGAATCCACGAGTGGTTGATTCGTTGAAGCGGACAGGATTTCAGGTCGTTGTGAAATCGGAAGAGGATCAGAATCCGATTTATTCGGTCCGCTATGCGGAACACGCCGAGCCGTTGCAGTGCTTTTCCAAAGTCTACAACCAGTCGCCCAATCCAACGGCCCGATTTGCGGCGGTGATGACGTGTTCCAGTGCGGACCAGGCTTGCCCGTTCGTTCCTGGATGCGATCTGAGGTTGCCGATCCGCTACGAGGATCCGAAGGTGTCCGACGGAACGTCTCAGGAAGCTGAAATCTACGACGAACGCTCTCAGCAGATCGCCCGAGAGATGCTGTACGCCATGTCGTTGGTCTGA
- a CDS encoding matrixin family metalloprotease, whose translation MLAASLGWDGPGLGSAALTYTISGSPSSLTQEETDAAIETAFDAWASVADIEFTEVDQVGLNDSIDISFENLDGRAGTLAQAYFPDDVNPARLAGDIQFDLSENWEVGNSLGNAAFDLVWVAVHEIGHSLGLDHTDATGSVLAPFVSANQSFSELDEDDAIAITQLYAAADTAADEPVDESDPTDESEVSTDEEATDAADDPVLEDPSTDDPGDDDDNDDDQDSGSGNNDFRNRWFVWNRWFRNSFRQRFSGRLDAELNAYNDVNPTDVNEDDRTTALDALMVINRLNQTSEGESDDVEMDGLCDVNADGGVSFAEWEAFREEAEAADSDSVSSRSSRLDRVDAAFVAVGREAPRERFSRFRR comes from the coding sequence GTGCTTGCCGCCAGCCTGGGTTGGGATGGGCCGGGACTGGGGAGCGCCGCCCTGACCTATACGATTTCGGGCTCGCCGAGTTCGCTGACGCAGGAAGAGACCGACGCAGCGATCGAAACCGCGTTCGATGCGTGGGCCAGCGTGGCGGACATTGAGTTCACGGAAGTTGACCAAGTCGGACTGAATGATTCCATCGATATCTCGTTCGAGAACTTGGACGGGCGAGCCGGCACGCTTGCGCAGGCATATTTTCCCGACGATGTGAACCCCGCTCGGTTGGCAGGCGACATCCAATTTGATCTGTCGGAGAATTGGGAAGTTGGCAACTCGCTGGGCAATGCCGCGTTTGATTTGGTCTGGGTCGCGGTGCATGAAATCGGTCACTCGTTGGGGCTGGATCACACGGACGCAACGGGAAGTGTTCTGGCGCCATTCGTTTCCGCCAATCAATCGTTCAGCGAACTGGACGAGGATGATGCGATTGCGATCACCCAGTTGTACGCGGCGGCAGATACTGCGGCGGATGAGCCTGTTGACGAGTCGGATCCGACCGACGAATCCGAAGTCTCAACGGATGAGGAGGCGACGGATGCCGCAGACGACCCGGTGTTGGAAGATCCTTCGACGGACGACCCTGGCGATGACGATGACAATGACGATGACCAGGACTCGGGTTCAGGAAACAATGATTTCCGCAACCGTTGGTTTGTCTGGAACCGCTGGTTTCGAAACAGTTTCCGGCAACGATTTAGCGGTCGTTTGGATGCGGAACTGAATGCATACAACGACGTCAACCCAACGGATGTCAATGAAGACGATCGCACAACGGCATTGGACGCGTTGATGGTCATCAATCGGCTCAATCAAACATCGGAGGGTGAGTCCGATGACGTCGAGATGGACGGGTTGTGCGACGTCAACGCCGATGGCGGTGTTTCGTTCGCGGAATGGGAGGCTTTTCGGGAAGAAGCCGAGGCAGCCGATTCGGATTCCGTCTCTTCGAGATCATCGCGGTTGGACCGCGTCGATGCGGCGTTCGTTGCGGTGGGGCGGGAGGCCCCTCGGGAGCGGTTCTCGAGGTTTCGTCGCTGA
- a CDS encoding PQQ-binding-like beta-propeller repeat protein: protein MRHSTVFCGLALLACCSPIAFSSASGDDVNRDWPQWRGPDSSGAALESNPPTTWSESENILWKIDVPGFGSSTPIVLGDRVYVSTAVKTERKAEGADSSEAPVEASSEAAPPRGERRAGGGRPEGGRGGPERGGRGRGRGGRGGDAKPTNYHDFMVIAYDRTDGKEIWRTSLTQEVPHEAGHNTNTLASSSPITDGEKLYMSFGSRGVFCLDLDGKQLWSVDLGQMQTRNQFGEGSSPAVHNGTLVVPWDHEGESFIVALDAATGDEKWRQSRDEQTTWSTPLITEYEGRTQVITNGSKRVRSYDLATGELIWECGGQAGNPIPSPVRFEDNVIVMTGFRGYAIYSIPLSAKGDVTNSDVITWIEEDAAPYVPSPVLYKGQLYFVKANNGVLVSRQAKTGELVIDQTRLPEISTVYASPVAAADHIYFTGRDGTTLVLSHGSEMEVVATNQLADEIDASAAIVGDQIFMRSKSHLYCIGK, encoded by the coding sequence TTGCGTCACTCGACCGTTTTCTGTGGTTTGGCACTGTTGGCATGTTGTTCTCCAATCGCGTTTTCGTCCGCGTCTGGCGATGATGTGAACCGCGATTGGCCTCAGTGGCGAGGTCCTGATTCGTCTGGGGCCGCTTTGGAATCCAATCCGCCGACGACCTGGAGTGAGTCGGAAAACATTCTCTGGAAAATTGACGTTCCTGGCTTCGGAAGCAGCACCCCGATCGTTCTCGGCGACCGGGTGTACGTCAGCACGGCGGTGAAAACCGAGCGCAAGGCGGAAGGTGCTGACTCCAGCGAAGCACCGGTGGAGGCATCCTCGGAAGCCGCTCCGCCACGCGGGGAACGACGCGCTGGTGGAGGACGTCCGGAAGGTGGACGCGGTGGACCGGAACGCGGCGGGCGAGGTCGCGGACGCGGCGGTCGAGGCGGAGATGCGAAACCGACGAACTATCACGATTTCATGGTGATTGCCTACGATCGTACGGACGGCAAAGAAATTTGGCGGACATCGTTGACGCAAGAGGTGCCTCACGAAGCCGGCCACAACACCAACACTCTGGCTTCCTCTTCGCCCATCACCGATGGCGAGAAGTTGTACATGTCGTTTGGTTCGCGAGGCGTTTTTTGTTTGGACCTCGACGGCAAACAACTCTGGAGCGTCGACTTGGGCCAGATGCAAACTCGCAATCAGTTTGGTGAAGGCAGTTCGCCTGCAGTCCACAACGGCACCTTGGTGGTGCCCTGGGATCATGAAGGCGAATCCTTCATCGTCGCCTTGGACGCCGCGACCGGAGACGAAAAATGGCGTCAAAGCCGCGATGAACAAACGACTTGGTCGACGCCTTTGATCACTGAGTACGAAGGCCGCACACAAGTCATCACCAACGGTTCCAAGCGAGTCCGCAGTTATGACTTGGCAACCGGAGAACTGATTTGGGAGTGTGGCGGGCAGGCTGGCAACCCGATCCCCTCTCCAGTTCGTTTTGAAGACAACGTCATCGTGATGACCGGCTTTCGTGGTTACGCGATTTATTCGATTCCACTGAGTGCCAAAGGGGATGTCACCAACAGTGACGTGATCACCTGGATCGAAGAAGACGCGGCTCCCTATGTGCCTTCCCCGGTGCTTTACAAAGGTCAGCTGTACTTCGTGAAGGCCAACAACGGTGTCTTGGTCTCTCGCCAGGCCAAGACCGGTGAACTGGTGATTGATCAAACACGCCTGCCAGAGATCTCGACGGTCTATGCATCGCCTGTTGCCGCGGCGGATCACATCTATTTCACCGGACGCGATGGAACCACTTTGGTTTTGAGTCACGGCAGTGAGATGGAAGTGGTCGCTACGAATCAGCTGGCCGATGAAATCGATGCGTCTGCAGCCATCGTCGGGGACCAAATTTTCATGCGAAGCAAATCGCATCTGTACTGCATCGGCAAGTAG
- a CDS encoding sigma-70 family RNA polymerase sigma factor: MVATDSSWTARENDSSDREGWGNDPGFLELLEHARDGDRDALGRLLQWYTNYLTILASTQLDRRLRKRVNPSDIVQEAMLEAHQDFGDFRGTSQGELLCWLRTILIHTLHRSFKRHVQVQKRDIRREVSLEAVSNRLEESACNWAGILAGNEPSPSAPMRAREGAVELTNQLSKLKPHYREVIVLRVLQGLSFDEIAERMDRKCGAVRMLWLRALESFKASEDQR; the protein is encoded by the coding sequence ATGGTCGCCACAGACTCCTCATGGACGGCGCGCGAAAACGATTCCAGCGATCGAGAAGGCTGGGGCAACGACCCTGGTTTTCTTGAGTTGTTGGAACACGCGCGGGATGGTGATCGTGATGCGCTTGGCCGCTTGCTTCAGTGGTACACGAATTATCTGACGATTCTGGCCAGCACGCAGTTGGATCGTCGGCTCCGCAAGCGAGTCAATCCATCGGACATCGTTCAGGAAGCGATGTTGGAAGCTCATCAGGACTTCGGCGATTTCCGTGGGACCAGCCAGGGCGAGTTGCTGTGTTGGTTGCGGACCATCTTGATTCACACGTTGCATCGCAGTTTCAAACGCCACGTACAGGTTCAAAAACGAGACATTCGTCGCGAAGTTTCATTGGAAGCGGTCAGCAATCGCTTGGAGGAGTCGGCTTGCAATTGGGCGGGGATTTTGGCGGGCAATGAACCCTCGCCAAGTGCTCCCATGCGTGCCCGGGAAGGCGCGGTTGAGTTGACCAATCAGCTCAGCAAACTCAAACCACATTACCGCGAAGTGATCGTCCTGCGGGTGTTGCAAGGGCTTTCGTTCGATGAGATCGCGGAGCGAATGGATCGCAAGTGCGGTGCTGTTCGGATGCTTTGGTTGCGAGCGTTGGAGAGTTTCAAAGCATCCGAGGACCAGCGTTGA
- a CDS encoding sulfatase yields the protein MNLPLQTLLAFFTLTSCFALATSNVSVAEERPNVLLILVDDLKPALGCYGDTHAKTPNIDALASRGMRFDMAYCNQAVCAPSRFTLMLGSHSTSTGLYGLGSQLRQIIPEAVTMPQHFAKHGGYRTESLGKIFHIGHGNHGDPESFSVPHFKEKVIEYLEPESTAGGQLTREEAYFTNQMLGQIKSLPRGAAYESPEADDEDYADGRVAAETKKRLQAAKQRRQTEGTPFFIAAGFARPHLPFSAPQKYWDLYDPASLPMPEHEALPIDAPQVAGKRGGEISNYKPVPTQPNAEFDDDLKRNLIHGYYASVSYVDAQIGKVISELDRLELSDNTIVVLWGDHGFHLGDLGIWTKHTNYEQANRIPILITAPGVTQPGTSTKQLTESVDLFPTLSELAGLPAPMGPQPNDGVSLVPVLKDPSSRVREHAYHAFPKRKLGRAIRTERYRLVQWQTIDGDDAPVFELYDYQTDPLETKNLAEDHPEVLQRLSKILAKYPAPAARNR from the coding sequence ATGAACCTTCCCCTCCAAACACTCCTCGCGTTTTTCACGCTCACTTCCTGTTTCGCGCTCGCGACTTCCAACGTTTCGGTCGCGGAAGAACGCCCCAACGTGCTGCTGATTTTGGTCGACGATCTCAAGCCCGCCTTGGGTTGTTATGGCGACACGCATGCGAAGACGCCCAACATCGACGCCCTCGCCAGCCGCGGGATGCGATTCGACATGGCGTACTGCAACCAAGCCGTCTGCGCACCCTCCCGTTTCACGTTGATGCTGGGCTCACACTCCACATCGACCGGCTTGTACGGCCTGGGAAGCCAGCTTCGTCAGATCATCCCCGAAGCGGTCACGATGCCCCAGCACTTTGCCAAACACGGTGGCTACCGAACGGAGTCTCTGGGCAAAATCTTTCACATCGGACACGGCAACCATGGCGACCCGGAATCGTTCTCCGTTCCCCACTTCAAAGAAAAAGTGATTGAGTACCTGGAACCCGAAAGCACCGCTGGTGGGCAACTGACTCGCGAAGAGGCCTACTTCACCAACCAGATGCTGGGCCAGATCAAATCGCTTCCGCGAGGCGCCGCGTATGAATCCCCGGAAGCGGACGACGAAGACTACGCCGACGGTCGTGTGGCAGCGGAAACGAAGAAACGACTGCAAGCGGCAAAGCAACGCCGACAAACCGAAGGCACGCCGTTCTTCATCGCCGCCGGCTTCGCCCGTCCCCACCTGCCATTCAGTGCCCCTCAGAAGTACTGGGATCTCTACGACCCAGCTTCGCTGCCGATGCCTGAGCATGAAGCGTTGCCGATCGATGCACCGCAGGTCGCCGGCAAACGCGGCGGAGAGATCTCCAACTACAAACCCGTCCCCACACAACCAAACGCAGAGTTTGATGACGATCTCAAACGCAATTTGATTCACGGATACTACGCCAGCGTCAGCTACGTCGACGCCCAAATCGGCAAAGTGATTTCGGAGCTGGATCGCTTGGAACTTTCGGACAACACGATCGTGGTGCTCTGGGGCGATCATGGCTTCCACCTCGGCGACCTCGGCATTTGGACCAAGCACACCAACTACGAACAAGCCAACCGGATCCCGATCCTGATCACCGCGCCGGGTGTCACCCAGCCGGGCACCTCCACCAAGCAGTTGACCGAAAGCGTCGACCTTTTCCCGACACTGTCTGAACTGGCCGGACTGCCTGCACCAATGGGGCCGCAACCAAACGACGGAGTCAGCTTGGTACCCGTTCTCAAAGATCCGTCCTCCCGAGTTCGCGAGCACGCTTATCACGCTTTCCCCAAACGCAAACTGGGCCGAGCGATTCGGACCGAGCGTTATCGTTTGGTGCAGTGGCAAACGATCGATGGAGACGACGCTCCGGTCTTCGAACTCTACGACTATCAAACGGATCCGCTCGAAACCAAAAACTTGGCCGAGGATCACCCCGAGGTGCTCCAGCGATTGTCAAAGATATTGGCGAAATACCCCGCTCCCGCGGCCAGAAATCGCTGA
- a CDS encoding SDR family NAD(P)-dependent oxidoreductase: MSQKKTVIVTGAGSGIGAATAKRFARDGYQVVLNGRTAGKLQAVADAIGTPDQLLVHTGDVSSAEDVRSLVEQSLKRFGGIDVLVNNAAIFVGGGIDEVSLEDWNQQMAVNAGGVFLTIKATLEELKKTQGSVVNVSSVSGLGGDWGAFAYNATKGAVSNVTRALALDLGAVGVRVNAVAPSLTGTEMTEEILANETLMQKFRERIPMQRPAEPEEVADVIAFLASHDARFVNGVVLPVDGGLSASNGQPNLG, from the coding sequence ATGTCACAGAAGAAAACGGTCATCGTCACAGGAGCTGGATCTGGAATCGGGGCCGCCACCGCGAAGCGGTTCGCTCGTGATGGATACCAAGTCGTTCTCAATGGGCGGACGGCGGGCAAGCTGCAGGCGGTTGCCGATGCGATTGGGACGCCGGATCAGTTGCTGGTTCATACAGGAGATGTTTCGTCCGCCGAGGACGTTCGATCGTTGGTCGAGCAAAGTCTCAAGCGGTTCGGCGGCATCGATGTGTTGGTCAACAACGCGGCGATTTTTGTGGGCGGGGGAATCGACGAAGTTTCATTGGAAGATTGGAACCAGCAGATGGCCGTCAACGCGGGGGGTGTCTTCCTGACGATCAAAGCGACGCTGGAGGAATTGAAGAAGACCCAAGGATCGGTGGTCAATGTTTCTTCGGTATCGGGCTTGGGAGGTGATTGGGGGGCGTTCGCCTACAATGCGACCAAAGGTGCGGTCAGCAATGTCACTCGTGCTTTGGCGTTGGATTTGGGAGCGGTTGGAGTGCGAGTCAACGCGGTGGCACCTAGTTTGACTGGGACGGAGATGACCGAAGAGATCCTGGCCAACGAAACACTGATGCAGAAATTCAGAGAGCGCATTCCGATGCAGCGTCCAGCGGAACCAGAAGAAGTGGCTGATGTGATTGCATTCTTGGCCAGCCACGACGCTCGCTTTGTCAACGGAGTCGTGTTGCCGGTGGACGGCGGGTTGAGTGCTTCCAATGGCCAACCGAACCTTGGCTGA
- a CDS encoding dienelactone hydrolase family protein has protein sequence MCDQDHFEEDLKKYSRRDIGTLAAAGIGAAMMLPGVANAAEVSEQDVEIETPDGKCDAYFVAPSAGAHAAVLIWPDIFGLRPAFRQMGKRLAESGYSVLVVNPFYRQQKAPTAANGANTSISDVRPLARSLTPETHTTDAKAFVAWLDKQSQVDTGKPIGTTGYCMGGPIVFRTAAAVPDRIGAAATFHGGGLVSDGDDSPHRLIPKMKADFLIAVAENDDQRDPEAKTVLKESFEEANLSAEIEVYPAGHGWCPPDTRVHNPEQAEKAWSRMLALFEKALA, from the coding sequence ATGTGTGATCAGGACCATTTCGAAGAAGATCTGAAGAAGTATTCTCGCCGAGACATCGGCACCTTGGCTGCGGCCGGAATCGGTGCCGCCATGATGCTTCCGGGAGTTGCCAATGCGGCCGAAGTCAGCGAGCAAGACGTTGAAATCGAAACCCCCGACGGCAAGTGCGACGCCTACTTCGTGGCTCCATCGGCGGGAGCCCATGCTGCCGTTCTGATCTGGCCGGACATCTTTGGTTTGCGTCCCGCGTTTCGTCAGATGGGAAAACGTTTGGCCGAATCGGGGTACAGCGTGTTGGTCGTCAATCCATTTTATCGCCAGCAGAAAGCACCGACGGCCGCCAACGGAGCGAACACTTCGATCTCGGATGTGCGGCCATTGGCTCGTTCATTGACTCCTGAAACCCACACGACGGATGCAAAAGCGTTTGTGGCTTGGTTGGACAAGCAATCCCAGGTCGACACAGGCAAGCCGATTGGGACCACCGGCTATTGCATGGGTGGGCCAATCGTCTTTCGAACCGCCGCTGCGGTTCCCGATCGCATCGGTGCGGCGGCTACGTTTCATGGTGGCGGATTGGTGTCCGACGGGGACGACAGCCCGCATCGGTTGATTCCAAAGATGAAAGCGGACTTTCTGATCGCGGTTGCGGAGAACGATGACCAACGCGATCCGGAAGCCAAGACCGTGCTGAAGGAATCCTTTGAAGAGGCCAATCTTTCTGCCGAGATCGAAGTCTATCCGGCCGGGCATGGTTGGTGCCCTCCCGACACCCGCGTTCACAATCCAGAGCAGGCTGAGAAGGCTTGGAGCCGGATGCTCGCGTTGTTCGAAAAAGCTCTGGCTTGA
- a CDS encoding serine/threonine-protein kinase has translation MVAFELSTDESQSTDPSLLRGLNDEQQSRLTKLLDEYLVGLENGESLDSDEIVRQNPDLGSVFHAYLEKLRALYGVAAGMHPTLDAPSVPLPADKQLGDFLLHHEIGRGGMGVVYEASQQSLDRRVAIKLLPLASMLDSNQIARFKNEAHAAGLLQHPHIVPIHSVGSHQGVHYYAMQFIDGIALDAWVRERREEKIAGELAVESGTSTGESRAESAERKRDAWKQVVQWGIDIADALHVAHENGVVHRDVKPSNLMLDRSGKIWVTDFGLARCQTEMSLTRSGDVIGTMRYMSPEQSRGQSALIDGRADEYSLAATLYECLTLRYAHEGEDAATILKKIDNEEVIPLHLLRPDLPRDLGTVIAKAMSKNREDRYETAKEFAEDMNRVLSGEPTIARPPSVADRLTRLALKHRRVALSAALIVTLGLVGSTIYNAKLAAAKSVSDDNLARATRSELLARGAIDRLGAQMAESLANVPGADSVRRQFLLETLQYYELFAAEVKDDPALREDLAMTLAKAGALQSELGDSEQAIMELKRSESIYAALAADTGPNDPVRLHWSTCQNNLAQALVRAGKLEEAVRYFVRAMTLQRKLADQGPAFPQRREVEVSLATTMNNMGLLLMRTDAKTEAESYFTKSIQRLQPLAIDLVSNTDELSQSNTDPISKKLSAVQSNLAGLLTESDPGRAIQYASQALESQLSFLQAEPGDAAIAGQTMVTLNTLGAAQSAMGRNAKAIETFEQAIEMGNQVVLRWPNHPNYRRDLALSFNHLGLVRSKMKSLGKARMAFEKALEVGQPLATQFPDDAETQSMLGGVWNNYGFLHQQLGDAEAAAKAYSQAISLQSVAVSVAPEVVRYNEYLRKHRANYQSVMPSAGNTLPQEELQGLIHEAK, from the coding sequence ATGGTCGCCTTTGAATTGTCGACGGATGAATCGCAATCGACGGATCCATCGCTGCTGCGCGGTCTGAATGACGAGCAACAATCTCGGCTGACGAAATTGTTGGACGAGTACTTGGTCGGTTTGGAAAACGGCGAGTCATTGGACTCGGATGAAATCGTTCGGCAGAACCCAGACTTGGGGTCCGTCTTTCATGCCTACCTCGAAAAGCTGAGAGCTCTCTATGGCGTGGCCGCCGGGATGCACCCCACTCTCGATGCGCCTTCGGTCCCGCTGCCGGCGGACAAACAACTCGGTGACTTCCTTTTGCATCATGAGATTGGTCGTGGTGGGATGGGGGTTGTCTACGAAGCCAGTCAGCAGTCGCTTGATCGACGCGTCGCGATCAAGTTGCTGCCGCTGGCTTCCATGTTGGACTCGAACCAGATCGCTCGGTTCAAAAACGAAGCCCACGCGGCTGGCTTGCTGCAGCATCCTCACATTGTCCCGATCCACAGTGTCGGCAGCCATCAAGGCGTTCACTACTACGCGATGCAGTTCATCGATGGCATCGCCTTGGATGCTTGGGTGCGGGAACGTCGGGAGGAGAAAATCGCTGGTGAGCTTGCCGTGGAATCGGGGACGTCCACCGGCGAATCTCGGGCGGAGTCGGCGGAACGAAAACGCGACGCTTGGAAGCAAGTGGTTCAGTGGGGAATCGACATCGCTGACGCGTTGCACGTTGCCCACGAAAATGGTGTGGTCCATCGTGACGTGAAGCCATCCAACTTGATGCTCGATCGATCCGGCAAGATTTGGGTGACCGATTTTGGGTTGGCTCGCTGTCAGACCGAGATGTCATTGACTCGGTCAGGCGACGTCATTGGCACGATGCGGTACATGAGCCCCGAGCAATCTCGTGGGCAATCGGCTTTGATTGATGGACGAGCCGATGAGTATTCGTTGGCCGCCACGTTGTACGAATGCCTGACGCTGCGTTACGCCCATGAAGGCGAAGATGCGGCAACCATTCTGAAGAAGATCGACAACGAGGAGGTGATTCCCCTGCATTTATTGCGGCCCGATTTGCCTCGTGATTTAGGGACCGTGATCGCGAAGGCGATGTCCAAGAATCGCGAGGATCGATACGAGACCGCCAAGGAGTTCGCCGAGGACATGAATCGAGTGCTGAGCGGTGAACCCACCATTGCCAGACCACCATCTGTCGCGGATCGGTTGACGCGTTTGGCCTTGAAGCATCGTCGTGTCGCATTGTCGGCGGCTTTGATTGTGACTTTGGGTTTGGTTGGGTCGACCATTTACAACGCGAAGTTGGCAGCGGCGAAGAGCGTGTCGGACGACAATTTGGCGCGAGCCACTCGGAGCGAGTTGTTGGCGCGCGGAGCGATCGATCGTTTGGGAGCTCAAATGGCTGAGTCTCTGGCCAATGTTCCGGGGGCTGATTCGGTGCGTCGGCAGTTTTTGTTGGAAACACTGCAGTACTACGAACTCTTCGCAGCGGAAGTCAAAGACGATCCCGCACTGCGCGAGGACCTGGCGATGACACTTGCGAAAGCGGGAGCGCTGCAATCGGAGTTGGGAGACAGTGAGCAAGCGATCATGGAGCTAAAACGCAGTGAATCGATCTACGCGGCGTTGGCAGCGGATACGGGTCCCAACGATCCCGTGCGACTGCACTGGTCGACGTGCCAGAACAACTTGGCACAAGCCTTGGTGCGGGCAGGGAAACTAGAAGAGGCAGTTCGCTATTTTGTTCGGGCGATGACGCTTCAACGGAAGCTGGCTGATCAGGGCCCCGCGTTTCCACAACGCCGCGAGGTCGAAGTGTCGTTGGCAACCACGATGAACAACATGGGTTTGTTGTTGATGCGAACCGATGCGAAAACGGAAGCGGAATCGTATTTCACCAAATCGATTCAACGTCTGCAGCCGTTGGCCATCGATTTGGTGTCAAACACAGACGAATTATCGCAATCGAATACGGATCCGATTTCGAAAAAGTTGTCAGCGGTTCAGTCCAATCTGGCAGGCTTGCTGACGGAGTCGGACCCTGGACGAGCGATCCAGTATGCGAGTCAAGCACTGGAGTCCCAGTTGAGTTTCTTGCAGGCTGAACCAGGTGACGCAGCGATTGCCGGGCAAACGATGGTGACGCTCAATACGCTCGGCGCGGCACAATCCGCAATGGGGAGGAATGCAAAAGCAATCGAGACATTCGAGCAAGCCATCGAAATGGGCAACCAAGTCGTGCTTCGTTGGCCCAATCACCCGAACTACCGAAGGGATTTGGCACTCAGTTTCAATCACTTGGGTTTGGTTCGATCGAAGATGAAATCGTTGGGGAAGGCACGCATGGCGTTTGAGAAGGCGTTGGAAGTTGGGCAACCGCTCGCCACTCAATTTCCAGATGACGCCGAGACGCAGAGCATGCTGGGTGGAGTTTGGAACAACTACGGATTCCTTCACCAGCAACTGGGGGATGCAGAGGCCGCCGCCAAGGCGTATTCCCAAGCCATTTCTCTGCAATCGGTCGCGGTTTCGGTTGCACCGGAAGTTGTTCGGTACAATGAATACCTGCGAAAGCACCGGGCGAACTATCAAAGCGTGATGCCTTCGGCCGGAAATACGCTGCCTCAAGAAGAGCTACAAGGATTGATTCATGAAGCCAAGTAA